A window from Chryseobacterium vaccae encodes these proteins:
- a CDS encoding efflux RND transporter periplasmic adaptor subunit — MKNILYIAITLSLSSVSVSCKEEKAMTKTEEMKPMMMQNLETVEIKKTNPKVELKLAGELVPDQETALFAKVQSYVKKINADIGTYVNAGQVLMVLEAPEIQSQAASAKAKWQAQEAIYAATRSSYDRMFRANETKGAIAKDALDQITARKLSDEAQLNAARSAYHEIQDINRYLVIRAPFSGVITERNVDLGAYVGPMGGTPLMVIQNTSKLRLSLSVSEANVPYLNVGDTISFRVNAIPEKNFKARISRKSGSLDLKLRSEKIEADFINHSKELKPFMIAESLIPLQNKEATFFIPRSAVVESNMGVYVIKNENGKAKFIPVKKGRVLNDTVEVFGELSEGDKIIKKGSEEIVEGISIK; from the coding sequence ATGAAAAACATTTTATATATAGCCATCACCCTAAGTTTAAGTAGTGTCTCTGTTTCCTGTAAAGAAGAGAAAGCAATGACTAAAACTGAAGAAATGAAGCCGATGATGATGCAGAACCTGGAAACAGTAGAAATCAAAAAAACTAATCCCAAAGTGGAACTGAAGCTTGCAGGAGAACTGGTTCCTGATCAGGAAACTGCCTTATTTGCAAAAGTACAGAGCTATGTAAAGAAGATCAATGCTGATATCGGAACATATGTGAATGCCGGGCAGGTTCTTATGGTTCTTGAAGCTCCTGAAATACAATCTCAGGCCGCCAGTGCCAAAGCAAAATGGCAGGCACAGGAAGCGATTTATGCTGCCACAAGGTCAAGCTACGACAGAATGTTCAGAGCCAATGAAACCAAGGGAGCTATCGCCAAAGATGCCCTTGATCAGATCACTGCCCGAAAACTTTCAGATGAAGCCCAGCTGAACGCAGCAAGATCGGCTTATCATGAAATTCAGGATATTAACCGGTATCTGGTGATCCGTGCCCCTTTCAGCGGGGTCATTACCGAGAGAAATGTGGATCTTGGAGCTTATGTAGGGCCTATGGGCGGAACTCCGCTGATGGTGATACAGAATACCTCTAAATTGCGATTAAGTCTTTCAGTATCGGAAGCCAATGTTCCTTATCTGAATGTGGGCGATACCATTTCATTCAGGGTGAATGCTATTCCTGAAAAAAACTTTAAAGCCAGGATCTCCCGAAAGTCAGGTTCTTTAGATCTTAAGCTTCGTTCAGAGAAAATTGAGGCAGACTTTATCAATCATTCCAAGGAGCTGAAACCGTTTATGATCGCTGAATCATTGATTCCTTTACAAAATAAGGAGGCTACATTTTTTATCCCAAGATCTGCCGTGGTAGAAAGTAATATGGGGGTTTATGTGATTAAAAATGAAAACGGAAAGGCCAAATTCATTCCTGTAAAGAAAGGAAGAGTTCTGAATGATACCGTTGAGGTTTTCGGCGAACTGTCGGAAGGGGATAAAATCATTAAAAAAGGAAGCGAAGAAATTGTAGAAGGAATATCCATTAAATAA
- a CDS encoding DUF3060 domain-containing protein: protein MKTLSVLAFLLIGTGTAFSQSRKTESSKGMEQSDNDKKIQVEGVGHKLNYTLKDGTVEVEGADNTVTVKGSARKISVSGTGNTVYIDRVDKVALEGGNNTVYYKTSGTKSGKPDASLTGVGNKVVKQ, encoded by the coding sequence ATGAAAACATTAAGTGTTCTGGCTTTTTTGCTGATAGGAACAGGAACCGCTTTTTCACAGTCCAGAAAAACAGAATCTTCAAAAGGCATGGAACAGTCAGACAATGATAAAAAGATCCAGGTAGAAGGTGTCGGACATAAACTCAACTATACCCTTAAGGACGGAACAGTAGAAGTGGAAGGAGCTGACAATACGGTAACGGTGAAAGGAAGTGCCAGAAAGATCTCCGTTTCCGGAACAGGAAACACTGTATACATTGACAGGGTAGATAAAGTAGCCCTGGAAGGAGGCAATAATACCGTTTATTATAAAACTTCAGGAACAAAATCAGGAAAACCGGATGCCTCTCTTACAGGCGTAGGAAATAAGGTAGTAAAACAATAA
- a CDS encoding HYC_CC_PP family protein: MKRVFHILFLLLYIVVSSGFTTSKHVCKGNSSEIHVGLKNLSDLDCPKCSANKEKNHTGCCKLEVKKICKEDNLPHSYKNAPVKFLSDSIPYYNLGTVFDNVSALDPENHTFYFDPSKYHLNYPSLFILHCVYRI, from the coding sequence ATGAAAAGAGTTTTTCACATACTATTTCTTCTCCTTTATATTGTGGTGTCTTCAGGATTTACTACAAGCAAGCATGTCTGCAAAGGAAATTCCAGTGAAATACATGTAGGACTGAAAAACCTTTCTGATCTGGACTGTCCGAAATGTAGTGCCAATAAAGAAAAAAATCACACCGGATGCTGTAAACTGGAGGTAAAAAAAATCTGTAAAGAAGATAACCTTCCCCATTCTTATAAAAATGCTCCTGTAAAGTTTTTATCAGATTCCATTCCGTATTATAATTTAGGAACTGTATTTGATAATGTTTCTGCTCTTGATCCGGAAAACCACACTTTTTATTTTGATCCTTCAAAATACCATCTCAACTACCCTTCCCTTTTCATCCTTCACTGCGTTTACAGAATTTAG
- a CDS encoding choice-of-anchor I family protein, with protein MINNYLLKGSVIAAFFLQSGLSGQTLVHYWNFNNSTTETSITTPSSSLTGGSLAAITGGTSLIDFANGTGQNFNTENLNARNGDPSGTHLRFNNPIGGALQFNLPTTGYNNIIVKFTTRRSGQGAGTQIWSYSTDGTTFIPYQNINPQDTNPQLVTFDFSTISGVSNNPNFKLKVEFSATGGGTGGNNRFDNFTVDASPVGGIDTTPPTVTYLPTNNTNNASTTVNPTLSFNENVRLKDNSVINDSNAQNLIEFRLGSASGTFVPFTTAFSNNIITVIPSSGLIPGQTYYLALKPNTVEDFSDNAVITTTASTFTTAGTSVSLDKNFIKVNENAGNLAFKININNPSAASVNLVVKPAPFSTADSNDFTLASQTINITPGMTNYTVNIPIIDDTVEEQQAEYFVVSLENPSGASISGDNSATIYIVDNDKPAPVPSGQIQLNYIGSFDPSGNNNSSTEIVVHDPSTQRLFTISSITDVFDILDFSTPTTPSVIRTVNMAPYGGITSIAVKNGIIAAASPNTNPQQNGSVVFFDINGNFLKQVTVGALPDMITFTPDGTKVITANEGEPNDAYTIDPEGTISIIDISGGIGNLTQSNVTTLNFNSFDSQTSALTATGLRKVRTNNTLSQDLEPEYVTVSSDSQKAWVSLQENNAMAEVNLTTKTITGIWGLGKKDMSLPGNGFDASDNNGEVLIANWPVKAYYTPDAIQNYKVGNTHYIVTANEGDEKDLSGYSERTTVGANNYTLDPILFPQASVLKASHNLGRLRVSSATGNTDGDSDFEEMAALGARSFSIFNTDTRQLVYDSGDQFERYIAVNHPLIFNADNESNGAKNRSRAKGPEPEGVALGTINGQTYAFITLERTGGVMVYNITNPGSPVFTDYKHSRLTSAYGGDNGPEGIIYIAPENTTTGKGYVIIANEISGTLSMYEVATSPTLGTGEIKTEKATFNVFPNPVNKGNTLYFNRKQDYELFDMSGKMIGNEKNALTIETSNLSTGVYLIKTSEGHVKRVIVK; from the coding sequence ATGATCAACAACTACCTATTAAAAGGTTCTGTTATTGCCGCATTCTTCCTACAGAGCGGACTTTCAGGACAGACACTTGTTCATTACTGGAACTTTAATAACAGTACTACAGAAACATCCATTACAACACCATCTTCCTCTTTAACAGGAGGATCCCTCGCTGCTATTACCGGAGGAACCAGTCTGATAGACTTTGCCAACGGAACAGGGCAAAATTTCAATACAGAAAATCTGAATGCCAGAAACGGAGATCCTTCAGGAACCCACCTGAGATTTAACAATCCCATTGGAGGAGCATTACAGTTTAATCTTCCCACAACAGGATACAATAACATCATTGTAAAATTTACAACCAGAAGATCCGGACAGGGAGCTGGCACACAAATCTGGTCCTATTCAACAGACGGGACAACTTTTATTCCGTATCAGAATATTAATCCTCAGGATACCAATCCGCAGCTGGTTACTTTTGATTTTTCTACCATTTCAGGAGTTTCCAATAATCCGAACTTTAAATTAAAAGTAGAGTTCTCTGCCACCGGAGGCGGAACAGGAGGAAATAACCGCTTTGACAATTTCACCGTAGATGCATCCCCGGTTGGAGGTATTGATACTACTCCACCAACGGTTACTTATCTTCCCACAAATAATACCAATAATGCATCAACAACAGTCAATCCTACCCTATCTTTTAACGAAAATGTAAGACTGAAAGATAACTCCGTAATCAACGATTCTAATGCACAAAATCTGATAGAATTCCGTTTAGGAAGTGCTTCAGGTACATTCGTTCCCTTTACAACAGCTTTCAGCAATAACATCATTACCGTTATCCCTTCATCCGGACTTATACCGGGTCAGACTTACTACCTGGCTCTTAAACCCAATACTGTAGAAGATTTCAGTGATAATGCTGTTATAACAACTACTGCCAGCACGTTTACGACAGCAGGAACCTCCGTTTCCTTGGATAAAAATTTTATAAAAGTTAATGAAAATGCAGGAAATCTTGCTTTCAAAATCAATATAAACAATCCTTCGGCAGCATCTGTAAACCTCGTGGTAAAGCCTGCTCCGTTCAGTACGGCAGACAGCAATGATTTTACATTAGCCAGCCAGACCATCAATATTACACCGGGAATGACCAATTATACCGTCAATATCCCAATTATCGATGATACCGTGGAAGAACAGCAGGCAGAATACTTTGTCGTAAGCCTTGAAAATCCTTCCGGTGCGTCAATTTCAGGGGATAATTCTGCAACGATTTATATTGTAGATAATGACAAACCTGCTCCGGTTCCTTCCGGACAGATCCAGCTGAACTATATCGGAAGCTTTGATCCTTCCGGAAACAATAACAGCTCTACGGAAATTGTTGTCCACGATCCTTCCACACAAAGATTATTTACAATCAGTTCTATTACGGATGTGTTTGACATTCTTGATTTCAGTACACCAACTACCCCTTCCGTAATCAGAACAGTGAATATGGCACCCTACGGAGGTATCACCAGCATCGCTGTAAAAAACGGAATTATTGCAGCCGCCTCTCCTAATACCAATCCTCAGCAGAATGGTTCTGTTGTTTTCTTCGATATTAATGGAAATTTCCTGAAACAGGTCACGGTAGGCGCACTTCCGGATATGATTACCTTCACTCCCGATGGGACAAAAGTAATTACAGCCAATGAAGGTGAACCTAATGACGCTTATACGATAGATCCGGAAGGAACCATCAGCATCATTGATATTTCAGGAGGTATCGGAAATCTTACACAGAGCAATGTGACCACTCTTAACTTTAACAGTTTTGATTCCCAAACCTCAGCTTTAACAGCCACTGGTCTCAGAAAAGTAAGAACCAACAACACCCTTTCTCAGGATCTGGAACCGGAATATGTGACGGTAAGCAGCGACAGCCAGAAAGCCTGGGTTTCTCTTCAGGAAAACAATGCCATGGCTGAGGTTAATCTTACCACAAAAACCATCACAGGAATCTGGGGACTGGGTAAAAAAGATATGAGCCTTCCGGGCAACGGTTTTGACGCTTCCGATAATAACGGAGAAGTCCTGATTGCCAACTGGCCTGTAAAAGCCTATTACACACCTGATGCCATTCAGAATTACAAAGTTGGAAATACCCATTATATTGTAACCGCCAATGAAGGAGATGAGAAAGATCTTTCCGGATATAGCGAAAGAACAACAGTAGGAGCCAATAATTACACCCTGGATCCGATATTGTTCCCGCAGGCATCGGTTTTAAAAGCTTCTCATAATTTAGGAAGACTCAGAGTGTCCAGTGCAACAGGAAATACAGACGGAGATTCAGATTTTGAAGAAATGGCCGCATTGGGGGCACGTTCTTTCTCCATTTTCAATACAGATACCAGACAACTGGTTTATGATAGTGGCGACCAGTTTGAAAGGTATATTGCCGTCAATCATCCATTGATTTTTAATGCGGATAATGAATCCAACGGAGCCAAGAACAGAAGCCGCGCCAAAGGTCCCGAGCCGGAAGGTGTAGCATTAGGAACGATCAACGGGCAAACTTACGCTTTTATTACGCTGGAAAGAACCGGAGGAGTGATGGTCTATAATATCACCAACCCTGGCAGTCCCGTATTTACAGATTATAAACATTCCCGTCTGACTTCTGCTTACGGAGGCGATAACGGCCCTGAAGGGATTATCTATATTGCTCCTGAAAATACTACAACCGGAAAAGGTTATGTCATCATTGCCAATGAAATCAGCGGAACACTGTCCATGTATGAGGTAGCCACCTCTCCTACTTTAGGAACCGGAGAAATTAAAACGGAAAAAGCAACGTTCAACGTGTTTCCGAACCCTGTGAATAAAGGAAATACATTATATTTCAACAGAAAACAGGATTACGAGTTGTTTGATATGTCCGGAAAAATGATAGGTAATGAAAAAAATGCTCTCACCATAGAAACCTCTAACCTTTCTACAGGAGTTTACCTGATAAAAACTTCTGAGGGACATGTGAAAAGGGTTATTGTAAAGTAA
- a CDS encoding NAD-dependent epimerase/dehydratase family protein, protein MNPIKIIITGVTGMVGEGVLMECLENPHVSEILSVSRKPSGKKHAKLKEYIIPDFLAIDLHDETLRGYDACFFCAGISSVGMNEEEYTKITYDTTLHFAQAVLNQNPEMVFNYVSGASTDQTESGKIMWARVKGRTENALKKLGFRNEFNFRPGFMKPVQGQINIKWFFKPFIWFFPIFLPSKSLTLHEVGRAMINAVHRGYPTSTLEIRDIKNLAI, encoded by the coding sequence AAGGTGTTTTAATGGAATGTCTTGAAAATCCTCATGTTTCTGAAATTTTAAGTGTAAGCAGAAAACCGTCCGGCAAAAAGCACGCAAAACTTAAGGAATATATTATCCCAGACTTTTTAGCTATCGATCTTCATGATGAAACCCTGAGAGGTTATGACGCCTGTTTTTTCTGTGCCGGAATCAGCAGTGTAGGAATGAATGAAGAAGAATATACCAAAATTACGTATGATACCACCCTTCATTTTGCTCAGGCTGTGCTGAACCAGAATCCTGAAATGGTTTTCAACTATGTCTCAGGAGCCAGCACCGACCAGACCGAAAGCGGAAAGATCATGTGGGCACGGGTAAAAGGCAGAACCGAAAATGCATTAAAAAAGCTAGGATTCAGGAATGAATTCAACTTTCGTCCCGGATTTATGAAGCCTGTTCAGGGACAAATTAACATAAAATGGTTTTTTAAGCCTTTTATTTGGTTTTTTCCTATTTTTTTACCGTCAAAATCATTAACTTTACACGAAGTAGGTAGAGCAATGATCAATGCCGTACACAGAGGGTATCCTACATCAACTTTGGAAATTAGGGACATTAAAAATTTAGCTATATGA
- a CDS encoding TolC family protein → MNLSFRALILWLGCPVITFAQQTSLEEILHRAEKNYQSIQKKEVHIQASNERLKLQKTYYLPEVTLMAQQSFGTINALNGPMHNSGGPGIASTSMPLADQNWNSAFGSLYLANINWNVYTFGKLKTKEQLEIADVEVQKSDLQQEIFQHQIKTAAAYFNLLVSQRLENVQHENHKRSEVIYTIAKARAGSGLIPEVDASLAKAEMSSAQTSIINANDHVLEYNKKLADLLAEDFTDYQLDHYFSKNIPSIKENSYSLQDHPSILFIDQKINKSRHQEAHLNTMGLPSLSLFGTFQGRGSGFGSNYVQDNTAFSSSYLKGAGVDRMNYIVGFNLSWNLTDFYRNTSRVNEQKLMTKALDYDHQLLKQELTSQQRLAETKYSNALAKVTEAKVQMEAASDAFRQQKALYENGLTTIVDFTQALYILNRAEINFEIAQNNSWQAVVLIAASAGDISVITKAITH, encoded by the coding sequence ATGAATTTATCATTTAGAGCACTCATCCTGTGGCTGGGCTGCCCTGTTATTACCTTTGCTCAGCAGACGAGCTTAGAGGAAATCCTGCACAGGGCTGAAAAAAATTACCAGTCTATTCAGAAAAAAGAAGTGCATATTCAGGCTTCCAACGAAAGGCTTAAACTTCAAAAAACCTATTATTTACCGGAAGTCACTCTGATGGCTCAGCAAAGTTTCGGAACCATCAATGCTTTGAACGGACCTATGCATAATTCAGGAGGGCCGGGAATTGCATCAACTTCAATGCCTTTGGCAGATCAGAACTGGAATTCTGCATTCGGAAGCCTGTATCTGGCCAATATCAACTGGAACGTTTATACTTTCGGGAAACTCAAAACAAAAGAACAGCTGGAAATTGCTGATGTTGAGGTTCAAAAATCAGACCTTCAGCAGGAAATTTTTCAGCATCAGATTAAAACAGCTGCGGCCTACTTTAACCTTCTGGTCAGTCAGCGACTCGAAAACGTACAGCATGAAAACCATAAACGATCGGAAGTCATTTATACCATTGCAAAAGCAAGGGCGGGCAGTGGTCTGATTCCTGAAGTGGATGCTTCCCTGGCAAAAGCAGAAATGTCAAGTGCCCAGACTTCCATTATCAATGCCAATGATCATGTTCTGGAGTACAATAAAAAACTGGCCGATCTTTTGGCCGAAGATTTCACCGATTATCAGCTGGATCATTATTTCAGTAAAAATATTCCTTCCATAAAAGAAAATTCTTACTCGCTGCAGGATCACCCAAGTATTTTATTCATCGATCAGAAGATCAATAAAAGCCGACACCAAGAAGCCCATTTGAATACGATGGGGCTGCCGTCGCTTTCGCTTTTCGGAACATTTCAGGGACGTGGTTCCGGTTTCGGTTCCAACTATGTTCAGGATAACACCGCTTTTTCTTCGTCCTATTTAAAAGGCGCAGGAGTTGACCGGATGAATTATATTGTCGGATTCAACCTAAGCTGGAATCTTACTGATTTTTACAGAAATACATCAAGGGTTAATGAACAGAAACTGATGACCAAAGCCCTGGATTATGACCATCAGCTTCTGAAACAGGAACTGACCAGCCAGCAGCGTCTCGCCGAAACAAAATACAGCAACGCACTGGCAAAAGTTACAGAGGCTAAAGTACAGATGGAAGCCGCTTCAGATGCCTTCCGCCAGCAGAAAGCTTTATATGAAAACGGTTTAACCACCATTGTAGACTTCACCCAAGCCTTGTATATTCTGAACCGTGCCGAAATCAATTTTGAGATTGCACAGAACAATTCATGGCAGGCTGTTGTGCTTATCGCAGCTTCGGCAGGTGATATTTCAGTCATTACAAAAGCAATTACCCACTAA
- a CDS encoding SIR2 family NAD-dependent protein deacylase, translating into MKEQLEHIIHQSYHKERRNLFTFLTGAGISSDSGIPTYRGSDGIWVKGTRFHKPEEFGTLRYFRQHPEEVLQYSLFRKKMFENVEPNESHFELAAIENMLQDRFHLITQNIDNLHRRAGSQRIYEIHGNNREIKCSNGCKTIVNLPEEIKGKDIDEDLTERDKELLTCPDCGHWMRPNILWFDEYYDEKTNKRFSALKKAKNSAILFIVGTSGATNLPIAIAETALKYGAFIVDINTEDNNFTELIRNKKNAVIIREKSTDVLKVIKEILKNINL; encoded by the coding sequence ATGAAAGAACAGTTAGAGCATATTATTCATCAGTCTTATCATAAAGAGAGACGTAATCTTTTCACCTTCCTGACCGGTGCGGGCATTTCTTCAGACAGCGGAATTCCTACCTACCGCGGATCAGACGGAATCTGGGTGAAGGGAACCCGTTTTCATAAGCCAGAAGAATTTGGGACATTGAGATATTTCAGACAACATCCGGAAGAAGTATTGCAGTATTCCCTGTTCAGAAAAAAGATGTTTGAAAATGTGGAGCCCAATGAGAGTCATTTCGAACTTGCTGCCATAGAAAATATGCTTCAGGATAGATTTCACCTGATTACCCAGAATATTGACAATCTTCACCGCCGTGCCGGAAGCCAGAGAATTTATGAGATTCATGGAAACAACAGGGAAATTAAATGTTCCAACGGATGTAAAACAATTGTGAATCTTCCTGAAGAAATTAAAGGTAAAGATATTGATGAAGACCTTACGGAAAGGGATAAAGAACTGCTGACCTGCCCGGATTGCGGTCACTGGATGCGCCCCAATATCCTGTGGTTTGATGAATATTATGATGAAAAGACCAACAAAAGATTCAGTGCTCTGAAAAAAGCAAAAAATAGTGCCATTCTTTTTATCGTAGGAACTTCCGGGGCCACCAACCTTCCGATAGCCATCGCTGAAACAGCTTTGAAATACGGAGCCTTTATTGTAGACATTAATACCGAAGACAATAATTTCACTGAATTGATCCGGAATAAGAAAAACGCAGTAATCATCAGGGAAAAATCAACCGATGTTTTAAAAGTTATCAAAGAAATCCTTAAAAATATTAACCTGTAA
- a CDS encoding efflux RND transporter permease subunit, whose translation MNLIKFALRRPISVMVLVLGLLFFGIKAAKDVKVDILPEMNLPVVYVAHSFNGYTPQQMEGYFTKMYVNMLLFTNGIKSIESKNTQGLTLMKVNFYEGTNMGEAIAQINALSTRSQVFLPPGAPPPFIIRFDSSSQPVGQLVFRSTTKTNNELQDIANFNARPFLIAIPGLTTAPPFGGSPRTIEVNVDPYRLRAHNLSPEQVVEAISRNNITSPSGNVYIGDTNYLTPTNNTVKKVEELGDIPLFKGTADNVYIRDVATVKDGADIATGYALIDGKRSVYINIAKASNASTLEVVNKLKESLPKIQRNMPDDVKISYEFDQSVYISSALKSLAVEGILGALLTGLMVMLFLNDRRAALIVIMTIPISIISGVLFLKLFGQSINIMSLSGLALAIGILVDESTVTIENIHQHFAMGKSRAQAVWDACREIAFPKLLIMLCILAVFAPALMMSGIPGSLFMPLAMAIGFSMIVSFILSQTFVPVMANWMMKHDPKACGNHQENWFTRFRDRFAGFLSSLMKRRKMVVSLSLVIILAIGAGLYQITGKDVLPSVNSRQFQVRIKAAEGTRIEVTEIKVKKFLEHLKNKVGKDNIAISSVFIGQHPSTFAVSPIYLYNAGPHEALMQVALKKFNGNSDELKDELRSYYKEKMPDLQISFEPIELTEKILSQGANNPVEIRISGMMKKMNRMYADKLLAQLKKIEYMRDQQIPQSMNYPALQINIDRTRAAQLGLDAQDIAKSLVTATASTRYTNKNFWVGGMMGIAYDVQVQTPQNILNSKEELANLPLTKNSDRPVLGDVASITSTKELGESYNLGTMGYTTVSANIHKTDLEQASKDVKKAIESLGELPKGVNIEVSGMVPVLNETMSSLSSGLLIAAAVIFLMLAATFQSFRVSLVILTTVPFVIAGSLALLKLTGSTLNLQSYMGLIMSVGVSIANAVLLISNAETLRKSTGNALEAAIEAARLRIRPIIMTTLAMAAGMLPMAIGFGEGGDQVSPLGRAVIGGLIFSTFSVLIILPLVFGWMQQNAGTVSPSLDPEDEESIYYSNSQS comes from the coding sequence ATGAATCTTATAAAGTTTGCCTTACGCAGACCGATATCTGTTATGGTATTGGTACTGGGTCTGCTGTTCTTCGGAATTAAAGCAGCCAAAGATGTCAAAGTAGACATTCTTCCGGAAATGAACCTGCCGGTTGTATATGTTGCCCACTCCTTCAACGGTTATACTCCGCAGCAGATGGAAGGTTATTTCACGAAAATGTATGTGAACATGCTGTTATTTACCAACGGCATTAAAAGTATAGAATCTAAAAATACCCAGGGATTAACCCTCATGAAAGTCAATTTCTATGAAGGAACCAATATGGGGGAAGCCATTGCACAGATTAATGCGCTGTCTACCCGTTCACAGGTATTTCTTCCGCCCGGAGCGCCACCGCCATTTATCATCCGTTTTGATTCTTCTTCACAACCGGTAGGACAGCTGGTTTTCCGGAGCACTACCAAAACCAATAATGAACTTCAGGATATTGCCAATTTCAACGCTCGTCCTTTTCTGATTGCTATTCCAGGATTGACTACTGCCCCTCCTTTTGGAGGAAGCCCGAGAACTATAGAAGTAAATGTAGATCCATACAGGCTTCGTGCTCACAATTTATCTCCGGAACAGGTTGTGGAAGCCATTAGCCGGAATAATATTACCTCTCCTTCCGGGAATGTATACATTGGAGATACCAATTATCTGACTCCCACCAACAACACGGTAAAAAAAGTGGAGGAACTGGGAGATATTCCCCTTTTTAAAGGAACAGCAGACAATGTATATATCCGTGATGTTGCCACTGTAAAAGACGGGGCCGATATTGCAACAGGCTATGCTCTGATCGACGGAAAACGTTCTGTATACATCAATATCGCAAAAGCCAGTAATGCATCAACCCTGGAAGTTGTCAACAAACTGAAAGAATCACTTCCGAAGATCCAGCGGAATATGCCTGATGATGTGAAGATCTCTTACGAATTTGACCAGTCTGTTTATATTTCAAGTGCTTTGAAAAGTTTAGCAGTAGAAGGTATTCTGGGAGCTTTACTAACCGGGCTTATGGTCATGCTCTTTCTGAATGACCGCCGGGCTGCCCTCATTGTGATCATGACAATTCCTATATCCATTATTTCAGGGGTATTGTTTTTAAAATTATTCGGGCAGTCTATTAATATTATGTCTTTATCCGGCCTTGCTCTCGCCATAGGAATTCTTGTAGATGAAAGTACGGTGACCATTGAAAATATCCACCAGCATTTCGCAATGGGTAAAAGCAGAGCACAGGCTGTATGGGATGCCTGCCGGGAAATTGCATTTCCGAAACTGCTGATTATGCTTTGTATTCTCGCTGTGTTTGCTCCTGCTCTAATGATGAGCGGTATTCCGGGATCGCTGTTTATGCCTTTGGCCATGGCAATCGGTTTCTCCATGATTGTTTCTTTTATTTTATCCCAGACCTTTGTTCCGGTAATGGCCAACTGGATGATGAAACATGATCCTAAGGCCTGTGGAAATCATCAGGAGAACTGGTTTACCCGTTTCCGGGATCGTTTTGCCGGGTTTCTATCCTCTCTTATGAAAAGGAGAAAGATGGTGGTAAGCCTGAGCCTTGTCATTATTTTAGCCATTGGAGCCGGGCTTTACCAGATCACAGGAAAAGATGTGCTTCCGTCGGTCAATTCACGTCAGTTTCAGGTACGTATAAAAGCAGCTGAAGGAACCCGTATTGAAGTTACAGAAATTAAAGTCAAGAAGTTTCTGGAGCATCTGAAAAATAAAGTAGGAAAAGATAATATTGCCATTTCTTCCGTATTCATCGGACAGCATCCATCAACCTTTGCTGTAAGCCCGATCTACCTGTACAATGCAGGTCCGCATGAAGCTTTAATGCAGGTTGCTTTGAAGAAATTCAACGGAAATTCTGATGAGCTTAAAGATGAACTGCGCAGCTATTACAAAGAAAAAATGCCGGATCTTCAGATTTCTTTTGAACCTATTGAACTGACTGAAAAAATATTGAGCCAGGGAGCCAATAATCCGGTTGAGATCAGGATTTCAGGAATGATGAAAAAGATGAACAGAATGTATGCCGATAAGCTTCTAGCTCAACTGAAAAAGATTGAATATATGCGTGACCAGCAGATTCCGCAGTCGATGAATTACCCTGCTCTGCAGATCAATATCGACAGAACGCGTGCTGCCCAACTCGGACTGGATGCACAGGATATCGCCAAATCGCTGGTTACTGCCACGGCATCGACACGATACACCAATAAGAATTTCTGGGTTGGCGGTATGATGGGCATTGCCTATGACGTACAGGTGCAGACGCCTCAGAATATCCTCAACAGTAAAGAGGAACTGGCTAATCTTCCTTTGACTAAAAATTCAGACAGACCTGTTTTAGGAGACGTTGCCTCCATTACCTCAACCAAAGAATTAGGGGAAAGTTATAATCTGGGAACGATGGGATATACTACTGTTAGTGCCAATATTCATAAAACTGACCTTGAACAGGCTTCAAAAGATGTCAAGAAAGCGATTGAATCACTTGGTGAGCTACCGAAAGGAGTCAATATTGAGGTTTCAGGAATGGTTCCTGTATTGAATGAGACCATGTCCAGCCTTTCTTCCGGGCTGCTTATTGCTGCAGCTGTTATTTTTCTGATGCTTGCGGCAACTTTCCAGTCTTTCCGTGTATCGCTGGTGATCCTTACAACCGTTCCATTTGTGATTGCCGGATCTCTGGCGCTGCTTAAACTCACCGGATCTACTCTGAATCTACAGTCGTATATGGGGCTTATTATGTCCGTGGGGGTTTCTATTGCCAATGCTGTTTTACTGATCAGCAATGCAGAAACGCTCCGAAAATCTACCGGTAATGCCTTAGAAGCAGCTATTGAGGCTGCCAGACTTCGTATCCGCCCCATCATTATGACCACGCTGGCTATGGCTGCAGGAATGCTTCCGATGGCGATAGGTTTCGGGGAAGGAGGTGATCAGGTTTCTCCACTCGGCAGAGCCGTGATCGGAGGGCTTATTTTCTCTACTTTTTCGGTATTGATAATCCTTCCGCTTGTTTTCGGATGGATGCAGCAGAACGCCGGAACTGTTTCACCTTCACTGGATCCTGAAGATGAAGAAAGTATCTATTATTCTAATTCCCAATCTTAA